The following are encoded in a window of Drosophila simulans strain w501 chromosome 3L, Prin_Dsim_3.1, whole genome shotgun sequence genomic DNA:
- the LOC6738363 gene encoding elongation of very long chain fatty acids protein 6, with the protein MINMDISVTPNYSYIFDFENDFIHQRTRKWMLENWTWVFYYCGIYMLVIFGGQHFMQNRPRFQLRGPLIIWNTLLAMFSIMGAARTAPELIHVLRHYGLFHSVCVPSYIEQDRVCGFWTWLFVLSKLPELGDTIFIVLRKQPLIFLHWYHHITVLIYSWFSYTEYTSSARWFIVMNYCVHSVMYSYYALKAARFNPPRFISMIITSLQLAQMIIGCAINVWANGFLKTHGTSSCHISQRNINLSIAMYSSYFVLFARFFYKAYLAPGGHKSRRMAASLAAQNAVKQSSSPQQASESSKFIGAGEDQAAYLRKAKAQ; encoded by the exons ATGATCAACATGGACATTAGCGTTACGCCCAACTACTCGTACATCTTCGACTTCGAGAACGATTTCATACACCAGCGGACGCGCAAGTGGATGCTAGAGAACTGGACATGGGTGTTCTACTACTGCGGCATCTACATGCTGGTCATCTTCGGTGGTCAGCACTTTATGCAAAATCGGCCTAG atTCCAACTGCGCGGCCCGCTGATCATATGGAACACCTTGCTGGCCATGTTCAGCATCATGGGAGCTGCCCGAACGGCGCCGGAGCTGATTCACGTGCTGCGTCACTACGGACTCTTCCACTCCGTCTGCGTGCCCAG CTACATCGAGCAAGATCGCGTGTGCGGCTTCTGGACCTGGCTCTTCGTGCTCAGCAAACTGCCGGAGCTGGGCGACACGATATTCATTGTGCTCCGCAAGCAGCCACTCATCTTTTTGCACTG GTACCATCACATCACCGTGCTGATCTACTCGTGGTTCAGCTACACGGAATACACCAGCTCTGCCCGCTGGTTCATCGTGATGAACTACTGCGTGCACTCGGTGATGTACAGCTACTATGCTCTGAAGGCGGCACGCTTCAATCCGCCCAGGTTCATCTCGATGATCATCACGTCGCTGCAGCTGGCTCAGATGATCATCGGTTGTGCGATCAACGTGTGGGCCAATGGCTTCCTGAAGACGCACGGCACCTCCTCCTGTCACATCTCGCAGCGCAACATCAATCTGTCGATCGCCATGTACTCCAGCTACTTTGTCCTGTTCGCGCGCTTCTTCTACAAGGCGTACCTGGCGCCCGGTGGTCACAAGAGCCGGCGCATGGCCGCCTCCCTGGCAGCCCAGAATGCGGTCAAGCAGTCGAGCAGCCCCCAGCAGGCCAGCGAGAGCTCCAAGTTCATCGGCGCTGGCGAGGATCAGGCCGCCTATCTGCGCAAGGCCAAGGCGCAGTAA
- the LOC6738365 gene encoding guanine nucleotide-binding protein G(f) subunit alpha isoform X1 has protein sequence MIGDLFFGLLRCLRQQPAKPAAVMAHKEDQYPVSLDHHVLKDVTKGARDTTVKILLLGTAESGKTTIIKQMRILHINGFTDDERREKIPEIYQNIHESILQLVGQMGVLGIDFGSCTSERSADYILSLPGSAPEYMNEEYCDHVTTLWNDVGIRACYDRSNEFPLLDSAKYFLDNFVRISDAEYIPSTEDILHSRKITTGISQITFRVPIPKCMGGGEQQFQMYDVGGQRDQRNKWIQVFEGIQAVLFLISCSEFDQNLREDPSQNRLQEALKLFRAVWQNRFLASAGLIVFLNKYDIMERKIRAGKHIVDYFPEYEDFCKRPQQDNCFGESDWTKMFIKQKLVDITQEPFKRHSRNQVDLGTSERECYYHFTVATDTRCIRDVFCDVQKMILSENVSSMGLF, from the exons ATGATTGGCGACTTGTTTTTCGg ACTTTTGCGGTGTTTGCGCCAACAGCCGGCGAAGCCAGCGGCGGTCATGGCCCACAAGGAGGATCAGTACCCGGTGTCACTTGACCACCACGTGCTCAAGGACGTGACCAAGGGCGCGAGGGACACCACCGTCAAGATCCTGCTACTGGGCACCGCCGAGTCGGGCAAGACCACCATCATCAAGCAAATGCGGATACTGCACATCAACGGATTTACAGACGA TGAACGGCGAGAGAAGATCCCCGAGATATACCAGAACATCCACGAGTCCATCCTGCAATTGGTGGGCCAGATGGGAGTGCTGGGCATTGACTTTGGCAGCTGTACCAGCGAAAGATCGGCGGACTATATACTCTCCCTGCCCGGATCGGCACCCGAATATATGAACGAG GAGTACTGCGACCACGTCACTACTTTGTGGAACGATGTGGGCATTCGCGCCTGCTATGATCGCTCAAATGAGTTTCCCCTGCTGGATAGTGCGAAATA CTTCCTGGACAACTTTGTGCGCATCAGCGATGCCGAGTACATTCCCAGCACCGAGGACATCCTGCACAGCCGTAAGATCACCACGGGCATTTCGCAAATCACGTTCCGCGTGCCCATTCCCAAGTGCATGGGTGGTGGCGAACAGCAGTTCCAAATGTACGATGTGGGCGGCCAAAGGGATCAGCGGAATAAGTGGATTCAAGTGTTCGAGGGCATACAGGCCGTATTGTTCCTGATCTCGTGCAGCGAGTTCGATCAGAATCTGCGCGAGGATCCCAGCCAGAATCGTTTGCAGGAGGCTCTGAAGCTGTTCAGGGCCGTGTGGCAGAATCGTTTCCTCGCCTCCGCCGGATTGATTGTGTTCCTCAACAAGTACGACATCATGGAGCGAAAGATTCGGGCCGGCAAGCACATTGTGGACTACTTTCCCGAATACGAGGACTTCTGCAAGAGGCCGCAGCAGGACAATTGCTTTGGCGAGAGTGACTGGACCAAGATGTTCATCAAACAGAAGCTGGTGGATATCACCCAGGAGCCCTTCAAGCGCCACTCGCGGAATCAGGTGGATCTGGGCACCTCGGAAAGGGAGTGCTACTACCACTTCACCGTCGCCACGGATACGCGGTGCATCCGCGATGTCTTCTGCGATGTCCAGAAGATGATCCTCTCGGAGAACGTGTCCAGCATGGGCCTATTCTAG
- the LOC6738365 gene encoding guanine nucleotide-binding protein G(f) subunit alpha isoform X2, giving the protein MKLRLLRCLRQQPAKPAAVMAHKEDQYPVSLDHHVLKDVTKGARDTTVKILLLGTAESGKTTIIKQMRILHINGFTDDERREKIPEIYQNIHESILQLVGQMGVLGIDFGSCTSERSADYILSLPGSAPEYMNEEYCDHVTTLWNDVGIRACYDRSNEFPLLDSAKYFLDNFVRISDAEYIPSTEDILHSRKITTGISQITFRVPIPKCMGGGEQQFQMYDVGGQRDQRNKWIQVFEGIQAVLFLISCSEFDQNLREDPSQNRLQEALKLFRAVWQNRFLASAGLIVFLNKYDIMERKIRAGKHIVDYFPEYEDFCKRPQQDNCFGESDWTKMFIKQKLVDITQEPFKRHSRNQVDLGTSERECYYHFTVATDTRCIRDVFCDVQKMILSENVSSMGLF; this is encoded by the exons ATGAAATTAAG ACTTTTGCGGTGTTTGCGCCAACAGCCGGCGAAGCCAGCGGCGGTCATGGCCCACAAGGAGGATCAGTACCCGGTGTCACTTGACCACCACGTGCTCAAGGACGTGACCAAGGGCGCGAGGGACACCACCGTCAAGATCCTGCTACTGGGCACCGCCGAGTCGGGCAAGACCACCATCATCAAGCAAATGCGGATACTGCACATCAACGGATTTACAGACGA TGAACGGCGAGAGAAGATCCCCGAGATATACCAGAACATCCACGAGTCCATCCTGCAATTGGTGGGCCAGATGGGAGTGCTGGGCATTGACTTTGGCAGCTGTACCAGCGAAAGATCGGCGGACTATATACTCTCCCTGCCCGGATCGGCACCCGAATATATGAACGAG GAGTACTGCGACCACGTCACTACTTTGTGGAACGATGTGGGCATTCGCGCCTGCTATGATCGCTCAAATGAGTTTCCCCTGCTGGATAGTGCGAAATA CTTCCTGGACAACTTTGTGCGCATCAGCGATGCCGAGTACATTCCCAGCACCGAGGACATCCTGCACAGCCGTAAGATCACCACGGGCATTTCGCAAATCACGTTCCGCGTGCCCATTCCCAAGTGCATGGGTGGTGGCGAACAGCAGTTCCAAATGTACGATGTGGGCGGCCAAAGGGATCAGCGGAATAAGTGGATTCAAGTGTTCGAGGGCATACAGGCCGTATTGTTCCTGATCTCGTGCAGCGAGTTCGATCAGAATCTGCGCGAGGATCCCAGCCAGAATCGTTTGCAGGAGGCTCTGAAGCTGTTCAGGGCCGTGTGGCAGAATCGTTTCCTCGCCTCCGCCGGATTGATTGTGTTCCTCAACAAGTACGACATCATGGAGCGAAAGATTCGGGCCGGCAAGCACATTGTGGACTACTTTCCCGAATACGAGGACTTCTGCAAGAGGCCGCAGCAGGACAATTGCTTTGGCGAGAGTGACTGGACCAAGATGTTCATCAAACAGAAGCTGGTGGATATCACCCAGGAGCCCTTCAAGCGCCACTCGCGGAATCAGGTGGATCTGGGCACCTCGGAAAGGGAGTGCTACTACCACTTCACCGTCGCCACGGATACGCGGTGCATCCGCGATGTCTTCTGCGATGTCCAGAAGATGATCCTCTCGGAGAACGTGTCCAGCATGGGCCTATTCTAG
- the LOC6738366 gene encoding coatomer subunit zeta-1 — MDGFMMDIIKGMCIMDNDGNRILAKYYDKNILSTLKEQKAFEKNLFNKTHRSNTEIIMLDGLTCVYKSNVDLFFYVMGNAYENELILLSVLNCLYDSISLILKKNVEKRLVLENLEIIMLAFDEICDGGIILDADPSSVVKRVDLRNDDIPIAEQTVAQVLQSAREQLKWSILK, encoded by the exons ATGGACGGATTTATGATG GATATCATCAAGGGCATGTGCATCATGGACAACGATGGCAACCGCATCCTGGCCAAGTATTACGACAAGAACATCCTGTCCACGTTGAAGGAGCAGAAGGCCTTCGAAAAGAATCTGTTCAATAAGACGCACCGCTCCAACACGGAGATCATCATGCTGGACGGACTCACCTGCGTGTACAAGAGCAACGTGGACCTCTTCTTCTACGTGATGGGCAACGCCTACGAGAACGAGCTCATCCTCCTGTCCGTGCTAAACTGCCTCTACGATTCCATCAGCCTGATCCTCAAGAAGAACGTGGAGAAGCGCCTGGTGCTGGAAAACCTGGAGATCATCATGCTGGCATTTGACGAGATCTGCGACGGAGG CATTATTCTGGATGCGGATCCCTCGTCCGTGGTGAAACGCGTTGATCTGCGCAACGATGACATTCCCATTGCCGAACAGACCGTTGCCCAG GTTCTGCAATCGGCACGTGAACAACTCAAATGGTCCATTCTGAAGTGA
- the LOC6738367 gene encoding coiled-coil domain-containing protein 13 codes for METLPDEYVAHRDQELLGCKVGRSSRRRHDHDAMAAAHVVVTTAVVKPKPAKPESKKLRKKLTECEQEKQSLAQTIHEKNQEISDLKKSVDSLNEVLNSVPIDELRCNSSIAGTKILELSKKNRQMRSELEQAKSRLCKKDAQIEKLEKELRAHEEKLQHNQDLLKKGCSPDELQAKINSMQQKLFETRNRNTELQSQLKLAQKCLQHEIGESCNINILANNLNQANWRGRAQQIIALNQKVQELKARLDFYEDRAVDRAEYAPVPLGSDLELVTGRSHHASSERLGGGDGGGATTASFDRFTPGVRKSEILHRAKVEALEKEILSLQNQLEDQRNKTLALKVRNKNLNEEMNKYKIRYNELEEQTDFNGTNINTMNDKLNRQRVQYESRLDDMRGELVRVTEERDLSRRQMEELSGMHLELQTVVKQKDVAMASLQDMIKKLEMDLRALSGGFLFSCREFRKEEFVGILDALEVEKNQLMLLTKTLGDRLETERSKNEAAQEQIGKLKARISRLEVKIRDLEKELDVQSDKKKRTQRMADYASSLSRTSLNGSIGSFCFENQSQYQSTTTLNSAGQPEPRMEDLKNSLELAKEKITMLTEKLEYITEEKNADAKFFEDTINSTKTIILETVLGAREKGSSDRSKNADKTTSEISIQ; via the exons ATGGAGACTTTGCCGGATGAGTATGTAGCCCATCGGGATCAGGAGCTGTTGGGGTGTAAAGTGGGCCGTTCCTCTCGCCGTCGGCATGACCATGATGCCATGGCCGCCGCCCATGTGGTGGTGACCACCGCAGTGGTGAAACCAAAGCCAGCAAAGCCGGAGTCCAAAAAGCTGCGCAAGAAGCTAACCGAGTGCGAGCAGGAGAAGCAGTCATTGGCCCAGACCATTCATGAGAAGAATCAGGAGATATCCGATCTGAAGAAATCGGTTGATTCGCTCAACGAGGTGCTCAACTCGGTGCCCATTGATGAGCTGCGCTGCAACTCCTCCATTGCCGGCACCAAAATCCTGGAACTGAGCAAGAAGAACCGCCAGATGCGTTCCGAATTGGAGCAGGCGAAGAGCCGGCTGTGTAAAAAGGATGCTCAGATCGagaagctggagaaggagctgCGTGCCCACGAGGAGAAGCTGCAGCATAATCAGGATCTCCTAAAGAAGGGCTGCTCCCCCGATGAGCTACAGGCCAAGATCAACAGTATGCAGCAGAAGCTCTTCGAAACGCGAAACAGGAACACCGAGCTACAAAGCCAACTGAAACTGGCCCAAAAGTGCCTGCAGCACGAGATCGGTGAGAGCTGCAACATCAACATCCTGGCCAACAATCTTAATCAGGCCAATTGGCGTGGTCGTGCCCAGCAGATCATCGCGCTCAACCAGAAAGTGCAGGAGCTCAAGGCTCGCTTGGATTTTTACGAGGACCGAGCCGTAGATCGCGCCGAATATGCCCCAGTGCCGTTGGGTTCGGACCTGGAGTTGGTAACCGGCAGATCACATCATGCCAGCTCTGAGAGATTAGGTGGAGGCGATGGCGGCGGAGCCACAACGGCTAGCTTCGATCGCTTCACACCGGGAGTGCGTAAAAGTGAGATTCTTCATCGAGCCAAGGTGGAAGCCCTGGAGAAGGAGATTCTTAGCCTGCAAAACCAATTGGAAGATCAGCGCAACAAGACACTCGCCCTAAAGGTGAGGAACAAGAATCTCAACGAGGAGATGAACAAGTACAAGATTCGATACAatgagctggaggagcagacCGATTTCAATGGCACCAATATCAATACCATGAATGACAAACTGAACCGGCAGAGGGTTCAGTACGAGAGCCGTTTGGACGACATGCGGGGCGAACTGGTCCGGGTGACCGAGGAGCGAGATCTTTCGCGCCGGCAAATGGAGGAGCTGAGCGGTATGCATCTGGAGCTGCAGACGGTGGTCAAGCAGAAGGATGTGGCCATGGCCAGTCTGCAGGATATGATCAAGAAGCTGGAAATGGACCTGCGCGCCCTCTCCGGTGGATTTCTCTTCTCCTGCCGCGAGTTTCGAAAG GAGGAGTTTGTGGGCATTTTGGATGCTCTCGAGGTGGAGAAGAATCAGCTTATGTTGCTCACCAAAACTCTGGGGGATCGTCTGGAGACGGAGAGATCCAAGAACGAGGCAGCTCAGGAGCAGATCGGCAAGTTAAAGGCCCGCATCAGCCGACTGGAAGTCAAGATCAGGGATCTGGAGAAGGAACTCGATGTGCAGTCCGACAAGAAGAAACGCACCCAGCGAATGGCCGACTACGCCAGTTCGCTGAGTCGCACTTCTCTTAACGGATCGATTGGTTCCTTCTGCTTCGAAAATCAGTCCCAGTACCAGTCCACCACTACTCTGAATTCGGCAGGACAGCCGGAGCCCAGAATGGAGGATCTAAAGAATAG CCTTGAACTGGCTAAGGAGAAGATCACGATGCTGACAGAGAAGCTGGAGTACATCACCGAGGAGAAGAACGCAGATGCCAAGTTTTTCGAGGACACCATCAACAGTACGAAGACTATTATCCTTGAAACTGTACTTGGAGCCCGCGAAAAAGGATCGAGCGATCGTAGCAAAAATGCAGATAAAACCACGAGCGAGATTTCCATTCAATAA
- the LOC27207582 gene encoding uncharacterized protein LOC27207582 gives MFYYCCCRQQFVVILVCLLYILLVLAFFVNVFIADRNMHANLMMRNGRHGVHGGGGGVPPPAGMHPGHHNPYDMHGYNHYSNYHPQVDSKQQQELAKKTPQQQAEQDIYYYFNHVFRRRRR, from the coding sequence ATGTTCtactactgctgctgccgccagCAGTTTGTGGTGATCCTCGTCTGCCTGCTCTACATCCTGCTCGTGCTCGCCTTCTTCGTCAACGTTTTTATCGCGGATCGCAACATGCACGCGAATCTTATGATGAGGAACGGACGGCACGGGGTTCAcggcggaggtggaggagtCCCTCCGCCAGCAGGCATGCATCCGGGTCACCACAATCCGTACGACATGCATGGCTACAACCACTACAGCAACTACCATCCGCAAGTGGAttccaagcagcagcaggagttggccaagaagacgccgcagcagcaggccgAGCAGGACATTTACTACTATTTCAATCATGTATTCAGGCGGCGACGGCGATGA